One genomic region from Balneola sp. encodes:
- the flgK gene encoding flagellar hook-associated protein FlgK, protein MRSLFEISKSGLKSAERSLSVTANNIVNADTPGYSRQRVDKNPIGMNMTGYNTGLGVNVSTVKRLRNEMNDVQLNEKRQNMSFMQNKARVFEQLEASMASDSGADLDLSISSLLDTFSELSTDPQDISVRNSLISDARQLTVKFGDINRNINRTSDLILESTESSIGAVNGLLKEIQSLNESISEAQGAGNQDNSSMDLRVKKLERLSELIDFETHPTDNGRVELRIGGVKILDNEKAATLKAEINDVDKVFQLRLENGKTVKPTGGQLGAEIEMYQSEIPAIKDRLDTLAATIIDEFNAIHSSGFGLNDGTARNFFDVTNKTAEGIKLNQQLIDDPTNIAASSVAGEAGNGEIATQIAELRSGQLIGGRKLIDYSVDLISTPGIKLSSLNSQIEARDSEIQMLETQQEREAGVNIDEELSLMIQYQNAYQGAAKVMSAAQNMYDTLIGILR, encoded by the coding sequence ATGCGCTCACTGTTTGAAATTTCAAAAAGCGGATTAAAAAGTGCTGAACGCTCGTTATCAGTTACCGCCAATAATATTGTGAATGCTGATACTCCGGGATACTCACGCCAGCGGGTTGATAAGAATCCCATTGGAATGAATATGACGGGCTATAATACAGGACTGGGTGTAAATGTTTCTACGGTAAAAAGGCTCCGGAATGAGATGAATGATGTTCAGCTGAATGAGAAAAGACAGAATATGTCGTTCATGCAGAACAAAGCTCGCGTCTTCGAGCAGCTGGAAGCAAGCATGGCGTCGGATTCAGGAGCCGATTTAGACCTCAGTATAAGTTCGCTGTTAGATACTTTTTCTGAGCTCTCGACGGATCCTCAGGACATAAGTGTGCGAAATAGTTTGATAAGCGATGCCCGACAGCTTACGGTAAAGTTTGGCGACATCAACAGAAATATCAACCGTACTAGTGATTTAATCCTGGAATCGACGGAGAGCAGTATCGGGGCAGTAAACGGACTTCTGAAAGAAATACAGTCTTTGAATGAATCGATCTCTGAAGCTCAGGGAGCTGGAAACCAAGATAACTCCAGCATGGATTTGCGAGTCAAAAAGTTAGAACGCCTCTCGGAGCTGATCGACTTTGAAACACACCCAACTGATAACGGAAGGGTAGAACTCAGAATTGGCGGAGTTAAGATTCTAGATAACGAGAAAGCCGCAACGCTCAAAGCTGAAATCAATGACGTAGATAAAGTCTTTCAGCTTCGCTTGGAAAATGGAAAAACGGTGAAGCCAACGGGAGGCCAGCTGGGTGCAGAAATTGAGATGTATCAATCTGAAATTCCCGCTATAAAAGATCGCCTTGATACACTTGCAGCTACTATTATTGATGAATTCAATGCCATTCACTCTTCAGGTTTTGGGCTGAATGACGGAACTGCCAGAAATTTCTTCGATGTGACCAATAAAACAGCAGAAGGAATAAAACTCAATCAACAACTTATTGATGACCCAACGAATATTGCGGCTTCAAGTGTGGCTGGGGAAGCAGGAAATGGAGAAATAGCTACTCAAATAGCTGAACTAAGAAGTGGACAGCTCATTGGTGGGCGTAAACTTATCGACTACTCAGTAGATTTGATAAGCACGCCTGGTATTAAGCTGAGCAGCCTTAATTCACAGATAGAAGCAAGAGATTCTGAAATTCAGATGCTGGAAACCCAACAAGAACGCGAGGCCGGAGTCAACATTGACGAAGAGCTAAGCCTGATGATTCAATATCAAAACGCATATCAGGGAGCAGCCAAGGTGATGTCTGCAGCCCAAAATATGTACGACACCCTTATCGGAATTTTGAGGTAA
- a CDS encoding flagellar biosynthesis protein FlgI, translating to MNPLSYKTLKITLITLLAVFLTSEVTNAQSRLSDLVEIQHAERKELIGYGLVTGLDRTGDRSSSSRGSVFTVQSIANMLENFGITVDADRLRTRNVAAVMVTATVTPYHAAGSEIDVTVSSLGDASSLQGGVLLQTPLFDPDNQEVFAKAQGALIVGGITAEIPGARLTQNQTLTATIPSGGVVERNEEFSLSTEEPLGLVLREPNYANARNMVEVINETFDEELASMYHPGLVKVDWPEAFRERGSMNVFTSIILDQEIAVEAPAKVVINERTGTIVAGGEVIIDNAMISHGNIQVRTQVNPLVSQPPAFSGGETQVLNVPEAGISEQVAQTIILDPETNVQQLAGSLNALGLSPRDIISIFQALDRAGVLRGRLIVM from the coding sequence ATGAACCCATTATCCTACAAAACACTAAAAATTACGCTGATTACTCTTTTGGCAGTCTTCTTGACCAGTGAGGTAACGAATGCCCAATCCAGGCTTTCTGACCTGGTGGAAATTCAGCATGCCGAGCGGAAGGAATTAATTGGATATGGATTGGTAACAGGTTTGGACAGAACCGGTGATCGGTCATCAAGCAGCCGTGGATCTGTATTTACGGTGCAATCCATTGCAAATATGCTGGAGAATTTCGGAATTACGGTAGATGCTGATCGCCTGCGAACCCGAAATGTGGCCGCGGTTATGGTTACAGCAACTGTCACTCCTTATCACGCAGCCGGAAGTGAGATCGACGTAACGGTTTCGTCACTGGGGGATGCAAGCAGTTTACAGGGAGGTGTCTTATTACAAACTCCGCTCTTTGATCCTGACAATCAGGAAGTGTTTGCCAAAGCTCAGGGGGCATTAATTGTAGGAGGAATTACGGCTGAAATTCCCGGCGCACGTCTTACCCAAAACCAAACGTTGACGGCTACTATCCCTAGCGGAGGGGTGGTAGAGCGAAATGAAGAGTTTAGTCTCAGCACCGAAGAACCTTTGGGTTTGGTGTTAAGAGAGCCAAATTATGCCAATGCCCGAAACATGGTGGAAGTCATAAACGAGACCTTTGACGAAGAGCTGGCCTCCATGTATCACCCAGGGCTGGTGAAAGTAGACTGGCCAGAAGCTTTCCGTGAGCGGGGATCCATGAACGTATTTACCAGCATTATTCTGGATCAGGAAATTGCGGTTGAAGCTCCTGCAAAAGTAGTTATTAATGAACGAACGGGAACCATTGTGGCCGGTGGTGAAGTGATCATCGATAACGCGATGATATCTCACGGCAACATTCAGGTTCGGACTCAGGTGAACCCATTGGTAAGTCAGCCACCTGCATTTAGCGGTGGTGAAACACAGGTACTTAATGTGCCTGAGGCTGGAATCAGTGAGCAGGTTGCCCAGACCATTATTCTGGATCCGGAGACCAATGTACAGCAACTGGCAGGATCACTAAATGCGCTGGGACTTAGTCCGCGGGATATCATTTCCATATTTCAAGCGCTTGACCGTGCCGGAGTGTTACGCGGCCGCTTAATTGTGATGTAA
- the flgA gene encoding flagella basal body P-ring formation protein FlgA yields the protein MSKEVISILLIALLSTFSSVILAYSTENDETKQVIIEKAQESIESKYDSEEYRFTLSARWIPGSLLKTNSSNIKSVKLEGGVQRYTNFEVLYQEGSRLEQVQVQLKVDTEQKLPVLNHRMVRGETIEAEDLDQRWVSVDMGREQLVNEDYMLIGKTIRRTLNAGHPIEYDIISSPYLVEAGDEVDLVFNEFGIQIVLRCESRKSGSIDEEIQIYCKETRKKYLGKITGPGVAQWQKTH from the coding sequence ATTAGTAAAGAAGTGATATCGATACTCCTCATAGCTTTGTTATCCACCTTTTCGTCTGTGATACTGGCGTACTCCACAGAAAATGATGAAACCAAACAGGTCATCATTGAAAAGGCACAGGAATCAATAGAGTCCAAATATGACTCTGAGGAGTATCGGTTCACCCTTTCTGCACGGTGGATTCCCGGAAGTTTGCTCAAAACAAATTCATCAAACATTAAATCAGTAAAACTGGAAGGAGGCGTACAGCGCTACACCAACTTTGAGGTTTTATATCAGGAAGGAAGTCGATTGGAACAGGTTCAGGTTCAGCTAAAAGTTGATACCGAGCAAAAGCTTCCCGTGCTGAACCACCGCATGGTTCGTGGAGAAACTATCGAGGCTGAAGATTTAGATCAGCGCTGGGTTTCTGTGGATATGGGAAGGGAGCAGTTAGTAAACGAAGATTATATGCTGATTGGCAAAACCATCCGAAGAACATTAAATGCCGGACATCCAATCGAATACGACATTATCAGTTCACCTTACCTGGTAGAAGCTGGAGATGAGGTGGATTTGGTATTCAATGAGTTCGGAATCCAAATTGTACTTCGATGTGAATCAAGAAAAAGCGGTTCAATCGACGAAGAAATTCAAATTTATTGCAAAGAAACAAGAAAGAAATATCTGGGCAAAATTACAGGCCCGGGAGTAGCTCAATGGCAAAAAACGCATTAG
- the flgG gene encoding flagellar basal-body rod protein FlgG, with protein MFRALSTAALGMSAQQRSVDNIANNLANVGTTGFKRSTIAFQDLFYENIAASKLGGSGNRESNSGPSLQIGHGSRAVATIRNFMQGSVAETGNALDLAVSGSGFFQVELPDGNIGYTRDGNFSRDSTGMLVNNSGLPLASQIEIPTDAVAIEVSQDGTVTALMAGDNTQVELGQIELAKFANPGGLEALGDNLFAETDASGMAFFGEPGAEGFGVVRQGYLEQSNVDIVTEMVRLIEAQRAYETNSKMVQTAEDMMSVTNSIKR; from the coding sequence ATGTTTAGAGCATTAAGCACAGCTGCACTTGGAATGAGTGCTCAACAACGATCGGTCGATAACATTGCCAACAACCTGGCTAACGTTGGGACAACCGGTTTTAAGAGAAGCACTATCGCTTTTCAGGATTTGTTTTATGAGAATATCGCCGCTTCAAAACTGGGCGGTTCAGGGAATCGGGAATCGAATAGTGGTCCTTCCCTACAAATAGGGCATGGTTCGAGAGCCGTAGCCACTATCAGAAATTTTATGCAAGGTTCGGTTGCTGAAACAGGTAACGCCCTTGATTTAGCTGTGAGTGGATCTGGATTCTTTCAGGTAGAGTTACCGGATGGGAATATCGGTTATACGCGAGATGGAAACTTCAGTCGTGACTCAACAGGAATGTTGGTTAATAACTCAGGTTTACCGTTAGCCAGCCAAATTGAAATCCCAACAGATGCTGTTGCGATTGAGGTCTCCCAAGACGGGACCGTTACTGCACTAATGGCCGGAGATAATACTCAGGTAGAGCTTGGTCAAATTGAACTGGCTAAATTTGCTAATCCTGGTGGACTTGAAGCCCTGGGCGACAACCTATTTGCAGAAACAGATGCTTCTGGTATGGCTTTTTTCGGTGAGCCCGGAGCTGAAGGATTTGGAGTTGTTCGTCAGGGATATCTCGAGCAATCTAACGTAGATATTGTGACTGAGATGGTTCGCCTTATTGAAGCACAGCGAGCTTACGAAACGAATTCAAAAATGGTGCAAACGGCAGAAGATATGATGTCGGTCACCAATTCTATCAAACGATAA
- the flhB gene encoding flagellar biosynthesis protein FlhB, with the protein MADNKSDQEKTEEPSQKRLEDARKEGNVSISKEVSSVALMITAIISFISVSGMIGDRLTRLFELFLGNAGRGFEDQDQAINFLKDALWAGMEMIMPTMTVLLVAAVLVNMLQTGGAFSFEALKFKGSKMNPISGIKKIFSAKGGVELIKGFIKLFIVCIVVYYTVRSDVDHFVSFIITPLDYSMSEAGSYILMFVTRIMSALLILSIADAVYQRFQHNKDLRMTKQEVKDEYKQMEGDPHVKGQRRKFGMKLRQQKRMDHAVLSSDVVVTNPTHYAVALRYDPEQGGAPVVMVKGQRLRALRIKELAKQYGIPIVENVPVARALFATAEEDESIPADLYRAVAEILAYVYKLKTKHKV; encoded by the coding sequence ATGGCAGATAATAAATCAGATCAGGAAAAAACGGAGGAACCCTCCCAGAAACGCCTCGAAGATGCGAGGAAGGAAGGGAATGTTAGTATCAGTAAGGAGGTATCCTCCGTTGCGCTGATGATTACGGCTATTATATCGTTCATAAGCGTAAGCGGAATGATTGGGGATAGACTTACCAGATTGTTTGAATTGTTTTTAGGAAATGCAGGCCGGGGTTTTGAAGATCAGGATCAAGCCATCAATTTCCTAAAAGATGCACTTTGGGCGGGCATGGAAATGATCATGCCTACGATGACCGTACTTCTTGTTGCTGCTGTTTTGGTAAATATGCTTCAAACCGGGGGAGCTTTTTCTTTTGAAGCCCTCAAATTCAAAGGAAGTAAAATGAATCCCATAAGTGGAATCAAAAAGATTTTTTCGGCTAAAGGAGGAGTAGAACTAATCAAGGGATTCATCAAGCTCTTTATTGTATGTATTGTCGTGTATTATACTGTTCGAAGTGACGTGGATCACTTCGTTTCGTTCATCATCACTCCGCTCGACTATAGCATGAGCGAAGCCGGCTCTTACATCTTGATGTTTGTTACCCGAATTATGTCGGCCCTGCTCATCCTTTCTATTGCAGATGCCGTGTACCAGCGCTTTCAGCATAACAAAGACTTACGCATGACTAAGCAGGAAGTGAAAGATGAGTACAAACAAATGGAGGGTGATCCTCATGTAAAAGGTCAGCGAAGAAAATTTGGGATGAAACTCCGCCAGCAAAAACGAATGGACCACGCGGTCTTGTCTTCTGATGTGGTCGTCACCAACCCTACTCACTATGCCGTTGCCTTGCGCTACGACCCCGAACAAGGCGGAGCTCCAGTCGTGATGGTGAAGGGGCAGCGACTCCGTGCTTTAAGAATAAAAGAACTCGCCAAGCAGTATGGCATACCAATTGTAGAGAATGTACCTGTGGCACGTGCACTTTTTGCAACGGCTGAGGAAGACGAATCCATTCCTGCAGACCTATATCGTGCCGTAGCAGAGATTCTGGCATACGTTTACAAATTAAAAACAAAACACAAAGTATAG
- the flhA gene encoding flagellar biosynthesis protein FlhA, with protein sequence MAFGGITAKHLKGTFFQTDVLISSSIIMILMIMIIPFPTALMDFFLALNVSLSLIVMLVAFYALKPLQFAVFPGMLLILTLFRLSLNVGTTRLILSEGYAGSIIESFGGFIVQGNFVIGIIIFAVLVIINFVVITKGATRIAEVAARFTLDAMPGKQMSIDADLAAGLLTDEEAKKKREEISREADFYGAMDGASKFVRGDVIAGLLITFINIIGGLIIGTVQLGMPIGEAASKYTLMTIGDGLVSQIPGLLISTAAGIMVSRAASDGNLGDELKFQLLGNPKTVVIGAFFVFFMGMLPGLPVIPFWSIAGFFLFMGYKNFQREETERIEEEKAETKAIEGKAEDPVENYLLMDTLELEIGYSLIPMVEAEQGGDLLDRMTSLRKQLASELGIIIPSIRIRDNVQLDANHYTIKMRGIMQGEGELLPGYHLTLLPADFKPDIQGIETKDPTFGMDAIWVSGKNKSQAEKYGLSVIESGAVITTHLMEVLKKNAHKLVDRQMVKKLVDNIKEQSPALVEELIPDGLKVGEIQKVLKRLLRERVPIKDLVTILETLADHCHQTTNTDVLTEYCRAALAETITRQFTNTEKEITVVMMDSSLESHLISQAQQGTLNGNTLGLTPDSIEKLYKSASTTFDGMIRQGFDPILLTSPVLRYTMFEFLAPILPDINVLSYNDISQDVQFKTYGRLKIEDTEKVKQAPINLEQPVTQPEEHVLA encoded by the coding sequence ATGGCCTTTGGCGGAATAACAGCAAAGCATTTAAAAGGAACTTTTTTCCAAACAGACGTCCTTATTTCCTCCAGTATCATCATGATCCTGATGATCATGATTATTCCGTTCCCAACGGCACTCATGGATTTCTTCCTTGCCCTCAACGTTTCGCTTTCCCTTATAGTGATGTTGGTGGCTTTCTATGCCCTCAAGCCTTTGCAATTTGCGGTATTCCCGGGAATGCTTTTGATTTTGACCCTTTTCCGGCTTTCGCTGAACGTTGGAACCACCCGCCTCATTTTAAGTGAAGGTTACGCTGGTTCTATTATTGAATCGTTCGGGGGGTTTATAGTTCAGGGTAATTTTGTAATTGGGATTATCATTTTTGCCGTGTTGGTGATTATCAACTTTGTGGTAATTACCAAAGGTGCTACTCGTATTGCTGAAGTGGCCGCTCGATTTACTTTGGATGCGATGCCCGGTAAGCAGATGTCGATTGATGCCGACCTCGCCGCCGGACTTTTAACGGATGAAGAAGCAAAAAAGAAACGTGAGGAAATATCCAGAGAAGCTGATTTCTACGGAGCGATGGATGGTGCCAGTAAGTTTGTCCGCGGGGATGTAATTGCCGGTCTTCTTATCACTTTTATAAATATTATTGGCGGGTTGATTATTGGAACCGTTCAGTTAGGAATGCCAATCGGGGAAGCGGCCTCCAAATATACCCTTATGACGATTGGTGACGGACTGGTTTCTCAGATTCCGGGACTTCTTATTTCAACAGCTGCCGGTATTATGGTTTCCCGTGCTGCTTCAGATGGAAACTTGGGAGATGAGCTTAAATTCCAGCTTTTGGGTAATCCCAAAACTGTAGTTATCGGTGCCTTTTTTGTGTTCTTCATGGGAATGCTTCCCGGACTTCCAGTCATACCATTTTGGTCTATAGCTGGCTTCTTCCTTTTCATGGGATATAAGAATTTCCAGCGGGAAGAAACCGAACGTATTGAAGAGGAAAAAGCCGAAACTAAAGCTATTGAAGGTAAAGCTGAAGATCCGGTTGAAAACTACCTCTTGATGGATACTCTGGAGCTGGAAATTGGCTACAGCCTTATCCCGATGGTGGAAGCGGAACAAGGGGGTGACTTACTGGACCGAATGACTTCACTCCGAAAACAGCTTGCTTCTGAATTAGGAATCATCATCCCTTCTATTCGAATTCGAGACAACGTACAGCTTGATGCAAATCACTATACAATTAAAATGAGAGGGATTATGCAGGGTGAAGGCGAACTTCTCCCGGGCTACCACCTTACGCTTTTACCTGCCGACTTTAAGCCCGACATCCAGGGAATTGAAACCAAAGATCCTACTTTTGGAATGGATGCTATTTGGGTGAGCGGAAAAAATAAGTCTCAGGCGGAAAAATATGGCCTTTCAGTAATTGAATCGGGAGCGGTAATTACTACCCACCTGATGGAAGTCCTCAAGAAAAATGCTCATAAATTGGTCGACCGCCAAATGGTGAAAAAACTGGTGGATAACATTAAGGAGCAGTCCCCTGCCCTTGTTGAAGAGCTGATACCAGATGGATTAAAAGTCGGTGAAATTCAAAAAGTGTTGAAGCGATTACTGCGTGAGCGTGTCCCTATCAAAGATTTAGTTACGATCCTCGAAACCCTCGCTGACCATTGCCATCAAACTACCAACACAGATGTTCTTACGGAATACTGCCGGGCAGCTTTAGCTGAGACCATCACCCGACAATTCACTAATACTGAGAAAGAAATTACCGTGGTGATGATGGATTCGAGTTTGGAGTCACACCTTATATCCCAGGCCCAACAAGGAACACTGAACGGCAACACCTTGGGTTTAACACCAGACTCTATTGAGAAATTATATAAGAGCGCATCTACCACTTTTGATGGAATGATACGTCAAGGATTTGACCCAATTTTACTGACTTCGCCGGTCTTGCGTTATACTATGTTTGAGTTTTTGGCACCAATTTTGCCAGATATAAATGTGCTGTCGTACAATGACATTAGTCAAGACGTACAGTTTAAAACATACGGCCGCCTAAAGATTGAAGACACGGAAAAAGTGAAACAGGCACCGATCAATTTAGAGCAACCGGTAACACAACCTGAAGAACACGTACTGGCATGA
- a CDS encoding cobyrinic acid a,c-diamide synthase, whose protein sequence is MSLTRSGLHKRYYKKIRTMEKPNTLEQPFVFAVISGKGGVGKSMASVNTATMLNQLGYKVALLDADLGLANCATLLNEPVSATVSNWIQGNCGLDDLPYYSSGITLVTGANEPGQNRFDTDLFMDALDQVVAYLKDDHDFIIIDTPAGAGDMALWALDTSDVGVLVLVDEPTAISDVYRLCKYVFNIDPAYRFASIVNYAENEETAENTYERFNTILTYFLQKNTNYLGFIPASDRIRESVQQQKPLIHLETEPELLKEFEFIAQNIMAYAQRDEKATLKTVY, encoded by the coding sequence ATGAGTTTAACCCGCAGTGGTTTGCACAAAAGGTATTACAAGAAAATTAGAACTATGGAAAAGCCAAACACATTAGAACAACCATTTGTATTTGCTGTTATCAGCGGAAAAGGCGGCGTCGGGAAAAGCATGGCCAGTGTTAACACTGCGACTATGCTGAATCAGCTGGGTTATAAAGTTGCCCTGCTTGATGCTGACCTCGGATTAGCCAATTGTGCTACCCTGCTGAACGAACCAGTAAGCGCAACGGTAAGTAATTGGATTCAGGGGAATTGCGGACTTGATGATTTACCGTATTATTCTTCAGGAATCACCCTGGTAACAGGAGCAAATGAACCGGGTCAAAATCGATTTGATACTGATTTATTCATGGATGCTTTGGATCAGGTAGTAGCTTATCTCAAAGATGATCATGACTTCATTATTATCGACACCCCTGCCGGAGCCGGCGATATGGCTCTTTGGGCACTCGATACTTCAGATGTTGGTGTGTTGGTTTTGGTTGATGAGCCTACAGCTATTTCAGATGTATACCGGCTGTGCAAATATGTGTTCAATATAGACCCTGCTTATCGGTTTGCCAGCATCGTGAATTATGCTGAGAATGAAGAAACGGCTGAAAACACCTACGAGCGTTTCAATACCATACTCACCTATTTCTTACAGAAGAACACCAATTACCTTGGGTTTATCCCTGCGAGCGATCGCATCCGGGAGTCCGTTCAACAGCAAAAGCCATTGATCCATCTTGAGACGGAACCAGAGTTACTTAAAGAATTCGAGTTTATTGCTCAAAACATTATGGCTTATGCTCAACGCGATGAAAAAGCCACTTTAAAAACTGTTTACTAA
- a CDS encoding FliA/WhiG family RNA polymerase sigma factor: MGNKSLQELVELYCKNPADGLRNSIISKSIPLIRSIIGKTSRPDQPLAHREDLESAGIIGLLQALDSYDCDRNIQFNTFAYYRIRGSIVDYLRSIDQLPRKQRKNYGQIQEIIQQQSQILGREPSDEEIAAELAMPLDDYYKLLSNVQQRNVLSLDSPAYDESSGSFYDFHEDPNSETPDTNLEKKERTQALQHKIGQLKERDRLILMLYYYEDMTMSEIALLLELTEARISQIVGKLLLQLKADLNKEQMAHAS; encoded by the coding sequence ATGGGGAATAAATCACTTCAAGAACTGGTAGAATTATATTGCAAAAACCCTGCAGACGGGCTAAGAAACTCGATTATAAGCAAGTCTATTCCGTTGATTCGTAGTATTATCGGAAAAACGAGCAGGCCGGATCAACCCCTCGCCCATCGTGAAGACCTGGAAAGTGCAGGCATTATTGGGCTGTTACAGGCTTTGGATTCCTACGACTGTGACCGGAATATCCAATTCAATACTTTTGCCTATTACCGCATTCGTGGAAGCATTGTTGATTATCTTCGCAGTATTGATCAGCTCCCACGTAAACAACGCAAAAACTACGGGCAGATTCAGGAAATCATACAGCAGCAAAGTCAGATACTAGGTCGCGAACCTTCTGATGAAGAAATTGCAGCTGAGCTCGCTATGCCTTTAGATGACTATTACAAACTGTTATCAAACGTACAGCAGCGGAACGTACTTTCACTTGATAGTCCGGCTTATGACGAAAGCTCCGGATCTTTCTATGATTTTCATGAAGACCCCAATAGCGAAACACCCGATACCAACCTGGAGAAGAAAGAACGAACTCAAGCTCTACAGCATAAAATCGGGCAGCTCAAAGAACGAGATCGCCTCATCCTGATGCTTTATTATTACGAAGACATGACGATGAGCGAAATCGCTTTGCTCCTGGAACTTACAGAAGCTCGTATTTCGCAGATAGTTGGGAAATTGCTGCTTCAGCTAAAGGCTGATCTCAATAAGGAACAAATGGCTCACGCCAGCTGA
- the fliR gene encoding flagellar biosynthetic protein FliR has product MEADLTVDMILSVFLVFTRVAALIMTGPFFSAVAFPKQVKLFFAMATTILLFFAIPAEGAFVSASDGTLFIFTAIILEVLVGVALGLVGQLVFAGLEMAGMLISLNTGLSFANMIDTMTQQQNAVLSNLFSMVAVLVFLSIDGDKIYISALARSFELIPVNEAQIHLAGPYMLEIATYLFTIGVQIASPFIIVLFLLDVSLAIFARIMPQANMMFIALPIKFGVGIALLMLALPYLPTAFDMMFQHLFDFVAELMGVIGPDQF; this is encoded by the coding sequence ATGGAAGCTGATCTTACGGTCGATATGATTCTATCCGTCTTTCTTGTATTTACACGGGTGGCTGCATTAATCATGACGGGACCATTTTTCAGTGCCGTAGCTTTCCCAAAGCAGGTTAAGCTGTTTTTTGCAATGGCGACCACCATTCTTCTTTTCTTCGCAATTCCGGCCGAAGGGGCTTTTGTTTCGGCGAGCGATGGGACCTTATTCATTTTTACTGCGATTATTTTAGAGGTGTTAGTCGGAGTAGCACTTGGATTAGTAGGACAACTCGTATTTGCCGGACTCGAAATGGCGGGAATGCTCATTAGTTTAAATACGGGCCTTAGTTTTGCCAATATGATCGACACCATGACTCAGCAACAAAATGCTGTATTGAGTAATCTTTTTAGCATGGTTGCTGTGCTTGTTTTTCTCTCTATTGATGGCGATAAAATCTACATAAGTGCGCTGGCACGCAGTTTTGAATTGATCCCGGTTAATGAAGCCCAAATTCATCTAGCCGGGCCATATATGCTCGAAATAGCCACATATCTGTTTACGATTGGTGTGCAAATTGCTTCACCTTTTATCATTGTTTTATTCCTGCTGGATGTATCACTGGCAATTTTTGCCCGAATTATGCCACAGGCAAACATGATGTTCATTGCTCTACCCATCAAATTCGGAGTAGGGATTGCACTACTTATGCTTGCTCTTCCATATTTGCCAACAGCCTTCGATATGATGTTCCAGCATCTCTTTGATTTTGTGGCTGAATTGATGGGCGTTATAGGGCCGGATCAGTTCTAA
- the fliQ gene encoding flagellar biosynthetic protein FliQ, which produces MNIDTALYWLQEMLTAVVVLCSPPMIGALFVGLAIAIFQAATSIQEMTLSYIPKMVVVVVVLFFSFGFMLQFAVDFMHRIFEFIPSITQ; this is translated from the coding sequence ATGAATATAGATACCGCACTTTATTGGCTTCAGGAAATGTTAACAGCTGTGGTTGTTTTATGCTCACCACCCATGATAGGAGCACTATTTGTGGGTTTGGCAATAGCAATTTTTCAGGCAGCAACTTCCATTCAAGAAATGACCTTGAGTTATATCCCAAAAATGGTAGTAGTGGTTGTTGTTCTCTTTTTCTCTTTCGGGTTTATGCTTCAGTTTGCGGTCGATTTTATGCACCGTATTTTTGAATTCATCCCGTCTATCACCCAATAG